In Anaerolineales bacterium, the following proteins share a genomic window:
- a CDS encoding TIGR03667 family PPOX class F420-dependent oxidoreductase has product MIDFKSKLGRLAKKNIKSEYFIWLTTADANGTPQPRPVWFIWEEDSFLIYSQAKAHKVKQIRENPQVALHFNSEDKLGENRIIVFSGTAKIDKKSQPAHKNRVYMKKYKGGIAGLGATPEQFSGEYSVAIRITPTKLRGWG; this is encoded by the coding sequence ATGATTGATTTCAAATCCAAACTCGGTCGGTTGGCAAAGAAAAATATCAAAAGCGAATATTTCATCTGGCTGACAACCGCCGACGCGAACGGCACGCCTCAACCTAGACCCGTTTGGTTCATCTGGGAAGAGGATTCCTTTTTGATCTATAGCCAAGCTAAGGCGCACAAGGTGAAGCAGATTCGAGAAAATCCGCAAGTCGCTTTACACTTTAACTCAGAAGACAAATTGGGAGAAAACCGAATCATTGTCTTTTCAGGGACGGCAAAGATCGACAAGAAGTCTCAACCAGCCCACAAGAACCGAGTCTACATGAAAAAATACAAGGGCGGAATCGCCGGTCTCGGCGCGACACCGGAACAATTCAGCGGCGAATATTCCGTTGCCATACGAATTACCCCCACGAAATTACGGGGATGGGGGTAA
- the ccmA gene encoding heme ABC exporter ATP-binding protein CcmA: MIATRKLVKRFGLKTVLRGVDFDVQPGEFVALLGPNGAGKTTFLRILASLSRPSLGEVNIAGYKLPGEAAQVRARLGVVTHLPLLYGDLTAEENLRFYAQMYGLINYQPRITEALEMVGLETRRRDLVRTYSRGMQQRLAIGRAVLHDPQIMLFDEPYTGLDQDASAMLDDVLKTVAAQGRTVVMTSHDLARAEVLATRFDILSRGVIAASATRKQLKKSNLLSFYKQALAG, from the coding sequence ATGATCGCCACACGGAAATTGGTCAAACGCTTCGGCTTGAAAACCGTCTTGCGCGGCGTGGATTTTGACGTCCAGCCCGGCGAGTTCGTCGCGCTGCTCGGACCGAACGGCGCGGGGAAGACGACTTTCCTGCGGATTCTCGCTTCGCTTTCGCGTCCGTCGTTGGGGGAAGTGAACATCGCCGGTTACAAACTTCCCGGAGAGGCGGCGCAAGTCCGGGCGCGGCTGGGGGTGGTGACCCATCTTCCGCTGTTGTACGGCGACCTGACCGCCGAGGAGAACCTCCGCTTTTACGCGCAAATGTATGGATTGATAAATTACCAACCACGAATTACCGAAGCGCTTGAAATGGTTGGGCTTGAAACGCGCCGCCGCGACCTCGTCCGCACGTATTCGCGCGGGATGCAGCAACGTCTCGCCATTGGGCGCGCAGTGTTGCACGATCCGCAGATCATGCTCTTCGACGAACCGTACACCGGCTTGGACCAGGACGCGTCCGCGATGTTGGATGATGTGCTGAAAACCGTCGCCGCGCAGGGACGCACGGTGGTAATGACCTCGCACGATCTCGCCCGCGCAGAAGTCCTCGCCACGCGGTTCGACATCCTCTCGCGCGGCGTCATTGCCGCAAGCGCGACGCGCAAACAGTTGAAGAAAAGCAATCTGCTTTCGTTTTACAAACAGGCGTTGGCGGGGTGA
- a CDS encoding (Fe-S)-binding protein, whose amino-acid sequence MLTLIEKIIFAIFMVVSVAWTYRGAKRIARQISSGKGKVEWSLAPKRIGSLIAKYFFFTPTYRLRLLPSILHAFIGWGFFVYLLVNLNELILAYTGFNLLHHGGILGDIYRFIAEFISFALMFGMIGMSIRRYILKPATLTARETTLLNPNARTGITLDSMIVTGTFFTHTLARVFAESFYLTREGLHDAWQPITSALAGLWANMPEAQLLVNERLMFWISAGLVFAFLPYFPYSKHIHLFITPLNFALKPERKSIGQLSYVNLDDQSIEQFGAAAMKDLGWEQIMDAYACIQCFRCQEVCPAYNTGKILSPAALEINKRYHLKKGDTDVPMLNLISEEAVWACTSCGACVDICPVGNEPMRDILDIRRNLSMMESRFPKQLENAFKGMERNANPWNVSQAERMKWAEGLNVPTIEQNPEPEILWWVGCAAATDARAQKTAQAFAKILNAAGVNYAVLGRNESCTGDSARRAGREDIFFGLASQNVEILNEVKPKRIVTACPHCLHTIKNEYPAFGGNYEVVHHTQFINELVGAGKISLEVNREQFTVTFHDPCYLGRHNKITDAPREALKSTGALTIEMPRNSAQSFCCGAGGAQMWKEEEQGTARVNATRFAEAKATGANTVAVGCPFCMSMMTDASKSDGGAIQVKDVAEIVVERMKTNA is encoded by the coding sequence ATGCTCACCCTCATCGAAAAAATCATCTTTGCAATCTTCATGGTCGTTTCCGTCGCGTGGACGTATCGCGGCGCCAAACGAATCGCTCGACAAATTTCCAGTGGGAAAGGCAAAGTGGAGTGGTCGCTTGCGCCCAAACGCATTGGCTCGCTCATTGCGAAGTATTTTTTCTTCACCCCCACCTATCGCCTGCGACTTCTGCCCAGCATTTTGCACGCATTCATCGGCTGGGGTTTCTTCGTCTATTTGCTAGTCAATCTCAATGAATTGATCCTTGCCTACACCGGCTTCAATCTCTTACATCACGGCGGAATTCTTGGGGATATATACCGTTTTATCGCCGAGTTTATTTCGTTCGCGTTGATGTTCGGCATGATCGGCATGTCTATCCGCCGCTATATCCTCAAGCCAGCCACACTGACGGCACGAGAAACCACTCTACTCAATCCCAACGCGCGCACGGGAATCACGCTCGATTCGATGATCGTGACCGGCACGTTCTTCACGCATACGCTGGCGCGCGTGTTCGCCGAATCGTTCTACCTCACCCGCGAGGGACTGCACGACGCGTGGCAGCCGATCACCTCCGCGCTGGCGGGTCTGTGGGCGAACATGCCCGAAGCGCAACTCTTGGTCAATGAACGGCTGATGTTTTGGATCTCGGCGGGGTTGGTCTTCGCCTTCCTGCCGTATTTTCCGTACTCGAAACACATCCATCTCTTCATTACGCCATTGAACTTTGCATTGAAACCCGAACGGAAATCCATCGGGCAGTTGAGTTACGTCAATCTCGACGATCAATCCATCGAGCAGTTTGGCGCGGCAGCGATGAAAGACCTCGGCTGGGAGCAGATCATGGACGCGTACGCGTGCATCCAATGTTTCCGCTGTCAGGAAGTGTGTCCCGCGTACAACACCGGGAAGATCCTCTCCCCCGCCGCGTTGGAGATTAACAAACGCTATCACTTGAAAAAAGGCGATACCGATGTGCCGATGCTGAACTTGATCTCGGAGGAGGCGGTGTGGGCGTGTACCAGTTGCGGCGCCTGCGTGGACATCTGTCCCGTCGGGAATGAACCGATGCGCGACATTTTGGACATCCGCAGAAATTTGTCCATGATGGAAAGTCGGTTCCCGAAGCAACTTGAGAACGCGTTCAAAGGGATGGAACGCAACGCCAATCCGTGGAATGTTTCGCAAGCCGAACGGATGAAATGGGCGGAGGGATTGAACGTGCCGACCATCGAGCAAAACCCGGAGCCTGAAATTTTGTGGTGGGTGGGGTGCGCCGCCGCGACCGATGCGCGCGCGCAGAAAACAGCGCAGGCATTTGCAAAAATTTTGAACGCGGCGGGCGTGAATTACGCCGTGCTGGGACGGAACGAATCCTGCACGGGCGATTCAGCGCGACGCGCGGGACGCGAGGATATTTTCTTCGGGCTGGCTTCACAAAACGTGGAAATACTCAACGAAGTGAAACCAAAACGAATCGTCACCGCATGTCCGCATTGCTTGCACACCATCAAGAATGAATATCCCGCGTTCGGCGGGAATTACGAAGTCGTGCATCACACGCAATTTATCAATGAACTTGTCGGAGCGGGGAAGATCAGTTTGGAAGTAAACCGCGAGCAGTTCACGGTGACGTTCCATGATCCGTGTTACTTGGGCAGGCACAACAAGATCACAGATGCGCCGCGCGAGGCCTTGAAGTCCACCGGCGCGTTGACGATCGAGATGCCGCGCAATTCCGCCCAGTCGTTTTGTTGCGGCGCGGGCGGCGCGCAGATGTGGAAGGAAGAGGAGCAAGGAACCGCGCGCGTGAACGCGACGCGGTTTGCGGAGGCAAAAGCAACCGGCGCAAATACAGTTGCTGTGGGATGCCCGTTCTGCATGTCAATGATGACCGACGCTTCCAAATCGGACGGCGGAGCGATTCAAGTCAAAGATGTGGCGGAGATCGTTGTAGAGAGGATGAAAACAAACGCATGA
- a CDS encoding heme exporter protein CcmB yields the protein MSKTGKQSPHPNPLPQGEGIGGNYLKAIGAIVWKDLRAEFRSWELVSAMLVFSLLVILIFNFALELDPKTRQSVTSGVLWSTFAFAGTLGLNRSMALEKDRGCLDGLLLAPVDRSAIYFGKFISNLAFMLIVEAIVLPVYSVLYNANLFQPGLILVILLGSVGYTAVGTLLAAMSVQTRTRDILLPILLFPVAFAVLLAAVKASGGFLNGADFSEISFSINLLIAYDVIFIAASFMLFDNIVEE from the coding sequence ATGAGTAAAACAGGCAAGCAATCGCCTCACCCCAACCCTCTCCCTCAGGGAGAGGGGATTGGCGGCAATTATCTCAAAGCCATCGGCGCGATCGTGTGGAAGGATTTGCGCGCCGAGTTCCGTTCGTGGGAATTGGTTTCGGCAATGCTGGTGTTTTCCCTGCTGGTGATTCTGATCTTCAACTTCGCGCTCGAATTGGATCCGAAGACGCGTCAATCCGTGACTTCGGGCGTGCTTTGGTCCACCTTCGCCTTCGCCGGGACGCTGGGACTCAATCGTTCGATGGCGCTCGAAAAAGATCGCGGCTGTCTGGACGGACTCCTGCTCGCGCCAGTGGACCGCTCGGCGATCTACTTCGGCAAGTTCATCAGCAACCTCGCCTTCATGCTCATCGTCGAAGCCATCGTCCTGCCGGTGTACAGCGTTTTGTATAACGCCAACTTATTCCAGCCCGGGTTGATTCTCGTCATCCTGCTCGGTTCGGTCGGGTACACCGCCGTCGGCACACTGCTCGCCGCCATGTCGGTACAGACGCGCACGCGCGACATCCTCCTCCCCATTTTGCTCTTCCCGGTCGCGTTCGCGGTCTTGCTCGCCGCCGTCAAAGCCAGCGGAGGGTTTCTGAACGGCGCGGACTTTTCCGAAATCTCGTTTTCCATCAACCTACTGATCGCCTACGATGTCATCTTTATCGCGGCTTCATTTATGTTGTTCGATAACATTGTTGAAGAATAA
- a CDS encoding TlpA disulfide reductase family protein has translation MTETTTPRRAVPLWIQIVIWLFLIGLLAIVAMGLSRRQQGTVQPGQKIDDFTLTLYSGYELGGESEIKLSDLRGKVVVINFWASWCKPCEQEAAELQQAWTEYEPSGNVVFLGVDYVDTETDARVYMKKFGITFANGPDLATKISQYFRIKGVPETYFVDKEGVLRYVQIGPFVSIDQIRAQIDPLLK, from the coding sequence ATGACCGAAACAACAACCCCGCGCCGCGCGGTCCCGCTGTGGATACAAATTGTTATCTGGCTTTTTTTGATTGGCTTGCTCGCCATCGTCGCCATGGGACTCAGCCGACGGCAACAAGGCACGGTTCAACCCGGGCAAAAGATTGACGATTTCACGTTGACGCTGTACAGCGGCTATGAATTGGGCGGCGAATCGGAAATCAAATTGAGCGACTTGCGCGGCAAAGTAGTGGTGATCAATTTTTGGGCTTCGTGGTGCAAGCCATGCGAGCAGGAAGCCGCTGAGTTGCAACAGGCTTGGACAGAATATGAACCCAGCGGCAACGTGGTTTTCCTCGGCGTAGATTATGTGGACACGGAGACCGACGCGCGCGTGTATATGAAGAAGTTCGGCATCACGTTTGCAAATGGTCCCGACCTTGCTACGAAAATTTCGCAGTATTTTCGGATCAAAGGCGTACCCGAAACCTATTTTGTAGATAAGGAAGGCGTTCTGCGTTATGTGCAGATCGGTCCGTTCGTTAGCATTGACCAGATCCGCGCGCAGATTGACCCGTTGTTGAAATAG
- a CDS encoding cytochrome c-type biogenesis protein CcmH has product MLNKVRNTQYAILFVLLATLFAGFSIASAQGSEPTDDEVNKIAKKLYCPVCENTPLDVCPTEACRQWREQIREMLIEGKSEQEIIDYFAVTYGERSSGDPRDKVKAYLIPVVAIIAGALLLVSALRAWKKPAAAESAVPAKEARGVQQDEYVARIEEELKKRN; this is encoded by the coding sequence ATGCTAAATAAAGTACGCAATACGCAGTACGCAATATTGTTCGTTTTGCTTGCCACATTATTTGCGGGTTTTTCCATCGCGTCCGCGCAGGGATCGGAACCCACCGACGATGAAGTGAACAAAATCGCGAAGAAGTTGTATTGCCCGGTCTGCGAGAACACGCCGCTGGATGTGTGCCCCACCGAGGCGTGCCGGCAGTGGCGCGAACAGATCCGTGAGATGCTGATCGAAGGCAAGAGCGAGCAGGAGATCATTGATTATTTCGCGGTGACGTACGGCGAACGCTCCTCCGGCGACCCGCGCGATAAGGTGAAGGCGTATTTGATCCCGGTCGTGGCGATCATAGCGGGCGCGCTATTGCTCGTCAGCGCGTTGAGGGCGTGGAAGAAGCCCGCCGCCGCTGAATCAGCCGTCCCTGCGAAAGAAGCGAGGGGCGTCCAGCAAGATGAGTACGTGGCTCGAATCGAAGAAGAGTTGAAGAAGAGAAATTAA
- a CDS encoding c-type cytochrome, with protein sequence MKLHYLILTALAILLSACNVTLAEDITPPPGYVHPTPVPTLVLYPSKAPSVANGEAIYGEKCAACHGETGLGDGEQGIQLGVTVRAFGLPEIARPSSPAQYYTMVTRGNIERFMPPFASLSDQERWDVVAYALTMHTTPEQIERGKELFEQNCANCSTDYFKDQQIMSTLTEVELARIAKQGNDQFPAFGADLEQDDLWAVAAYLRTLSFDNTPLSTPQPAASAATPASPEANPAVPANEPQPGFGNVRGSVENKTGSALPSNLVVTLSGFDHDANDPNAGPVEVFKAEASVNSDGAYSFENIEMPTNRIYVARVEFEGVSLQSEFVVAEEGAQLIEIPALTLYGITEDASGLVMDGVQIIFEYGTDSISVYNLYSFRNPTNEIIVVPQDASGEIPFIKFPDGAFGFGFEPMQDSESFTSIENGFAIPPSEKSYGLVAFSSLGLADTVNFSQEFPLPVDSLNIFTPVGVEVNDSNLVDLGEQTIQSYTYQIYESDPLAAGGTLKFRLTGNPQESPTESAHSNTSLLLGAAALGLAFIGAGLWIYRQDKLKETNEEEHGDEFESAEDVMDAILALDDLHGKKKISEKAYQKRRDELKETLKRELEK encoded by the coding sequence ATGAAACTTCATTATCTTATTCTGACTGCTCTAGCCATCCTGCTCTCCGCGTGCAATGTCACGCTGGCGGAGGATATCACGCCGCCGCCCGGGTACGTGCATCCAACGCCAGTACCGACGCTGGTGTTGTATCCGTCCAAAGCGCCGAGCGTGGCGAACGGCGAAGCGATCTACGGCGAAAAGTGCGCGGCGTGTCACGGCGAAACTGGTCTCGGCGACGGTGAACAAGGCATTCAGCTCGGCGTCACCGTGCGCGCCTTCGGCTTGCCGGAGATCGCGCGCCCGTCCTCGCCCGCGCAGTATTACACGATGGTCACGCGCGGCAACATCGAACGCTTCATGCCGCCGTTCGCGAGCCTCAGCGATCAAGAACGTTGGGATGTCGTCGCGTACGCGTTGACGATGCATACCACACCGGAACAGATCGAACGCGGCAAAGAACTCTTCGAGCAGAATTGCGCGAACTGCTCCACCGATTACTTCAAGGATCAACAAATCATGTCCACGTTGACAGAGGTGGAGTTGGCGCGCATTGCCAAGCAGGGCAATGACCAATTCCCCGCGTTCGGCGCGGACTTGGAGCAAGACGACTTGTGGGCAGTCGCCGCGTACTTGCGGACTCTCTCCTTCGACAACACGCCTCTTTCTACGCCTCAGCCTGCCGCGTCAGCGGCGACTCCCGCGTCCCCCGAAGCGAATCCAGCCGTCCCTGCGAATGAACCGCAGCCGGGTTTTGGAAACGTGCGCGGCTCCGTCGAAAATAAAACGGGCAGCGCGCTGCCGTCCAATTTGGTCGTCACCCTGAGCGGATTCGACCACGATGCCAACGATCCCAACGCGGGCCCCGTCGAAGTGTTCAAAGCCGAAGCGAGCGTGAACAGCGACGGCGCGTATTCGTTTGAAAATATCGAAATGCCTACCAATCGCATTTATGTTGCGCGCGTAGAGTTCGAGGGCGTTTCGCTGCAATCCGAGTTTGTAGTTGCGGAAGAGGGCGCACAGTTGATTGAGATCCCCGCGCTGACGTTGTACGGGATCACCGAAGACGCAAGCGGGCTTGTGATGGACGGCGTTCAAATTATTTTTGAATATGGCACAGATTCGATCTCAGTCTATAACTTGTATTCGTTCCGCAACCCGACCAATGAGATCATCGTTGTGCCGCAGGATGCAAGCGGCGAGATTCCTTTTATCAAATTCCCCGATGGCGCGTTCGGCTTCGGCTTCGAGCCGATGCAAGACAGCGAATCGTTCACTTCCATTGAAAATGGATTCGCCATTCCGCCGAGTGAAAAATCGTATGGGCTGGTGGCGTTCTCGTCGCTGGGACTCGCCGATACGGTGAATTTTTCTCAGGAGTTTCCGTTGCCAGTCGATTCGTTGAATATTTTCACCCCGGTCGGCGTGGAGGTGAACGATTCCAATCTGGTTGATCTCGGCGAACAGACGATTCAAAGTTACACGTACCAAATTTACGAATCCGATCCGCTGGCGGCGGGAGGAACGCTGAAATTTAGGTTGACCGGCAATCCGCAGGAATCGCCAACCGAATCCGCCCACTCGAACACCAGTCTCTTGCTCGGAGCCGCGGCGCTTGGACTGGCATTCATCGGAGCAGGATTGTGGATCTACCGGCAGGATAAACTCAAAGAAACAAACGAGGAGGAACACGGCGACGAGTTCGAATCGGCGGAAGACGTGATGGATGCCATCCTCGCGCTCGACGACCTGCATGGAAAGAAAAAGATCAGCGAGAAAGCGTATCAAAAGCGGCGGGACGAGTTGAAAGAAACGCTAAAGCGAGAATTGGAGAAATAG
- a CDS encoding zinc ribbon domain-containing protein — MDIVAIFLTLAVLILVGAYLYAPFLRGYGQRVTQEERELSALLAERERTLSSLQELDFDFKLGKIPEGEYPDQRMSLLQKGADILRKIDALSAEHPREAAKAGRKITDDQLEAMISKRRVERKGKYEGFCPKCGKPVMVDDRFCPSCGKALR, encoded by the coding sequence ATGGATATTGTTGCGATCTTCCTGACACTGGCGGTTCTCATCCTCGTCGGGGCGTATTTATATGCGCCATTCCTGCGCGGCTACGGACAGCGCGTCACGCAAGAGGAGCGCGAACTTTCCGCATTGCTCGCCGAACGCGAACGAACGCTCAGTTCGCTGCAAGAGTTGGATTTCGATTTCAAATTAGGGAAAATCCCCGAAGGCGAATATCCAGATCAACGAATGAGCCTTTTGCAGAAAGGGGCGGATATTTTGCGGAAGATAGACGCCTTAAGCGCGGAACATCCGCGTGAAGCCGCGAAGGCGGGAAGAAAAATCACGGACGATCAACTTGAAGCCATGATCTCGAAGCGGCGCGTGGAACGCAAAGGCAAATATGAGGGCTTCTGCCCAAAGTGCGGCAAGCCGGTAATGGTGGACGACCGGTTTTGTCCGTCATGCGGAAAGGCGCTGCGATGA
- the ccsA gene encoding cytochrome c biogenesis protein CcsA, translating to MTPKPLVLKILDIVSVLLLLAATHLAVFVAPTEKVMGNVQRVFYFHVGTAWVALIGFVVTAGLSVIYLVTKNLKWDRIQVAAVEVSVVFFLITIILGSIWARPAWNTWWTWDPRLTTAAITELIYIAYFMLRQGIDDPNKRARFGAVYALIGGLSAPITFFAIRLFRTIHPVVIAGSNAEAEGNFSMTGDMLQAFFFALFAFTVIFIDLLWNRIRLGAAQEKVEEMKMKAAW from the coding sequence ATGACCCCCAAACCTCTCGTCCTCAAAATCCTCGATATCGTCTCCGTCCTGCTGTTGCTTGCCGCTACCCACCTCGCCGTCTTCGTCGCGCCGACCGAAAAAGTGATGGGCAACGTCCAGCGCGTGTTCTACTTCCATGTTGGCACCGCCTGGGTCGCGCTGATCGGCTTCGTCGTCACGGCGGGTTTGAGCGTGATCTACCTCGTCACGAAGAACCTCAAATGGGATCGCATCCAAGTCGCCGCCGTCGAAGTGAGCGTGGTTTTCTTCCTCATCACCATCATCCTCGGCTCCATTTGGGCGCGCCCCGCATGGAACACCTGGTGGACGTGGGACCCGCGTCTCACCACCGCCGCCATCACCGAATTGATCTACATCGCCTACTTCATGCTCCGTCAGGGAATTGACGACCCCAACAAACGCGCCCGCTTCGGCGCGGTCTACGCGCTCATCGGCGGGCTGAGCGCGCCGATCACCTTCTTCGCCATCCGCCTGTTCCGCACCATCCACCCGGTCGTCATCGCTGGCTCGAACGCCGAAGCCGAAGGCAACTTCAGCATGACCGGCGACATGCTCCAGGCATTCTTCTTCGCATTGTTCGCGTTCACGGTTATCTTCATTGACCTGCTCTGGAATCGCATCCGCCTCGGCGCAGCGCAGGAAAAAGTCGAAGAGATGAAGATGAAAGCAGCTTGGTAA
- a CDS encoding cytochrome c, whose translation MKIRFLFTLLAAALMAACSAGAAEPTPTFTPLEQIGQSVYTLRCAQCHALVPDTVVIGPSLAGIATRAGSRVPGYDAQAYIEESILSPKSYLVEDFTDTMPTNFGKELTSEEFQGVVAFLMTLK comes from the coding sequence ATGAAAATCCGATTTCTATTCACCCTGCTCGCCGCCGCGCTCATGGCGGCTTGTTCCGCAGGCGCCGCAGAGCCAACACCCACATTCACCCCGCTCGAACAGATCGGTCAATCGGTGTACACTTTGCGCTGCGCGCAATGCCATGCATTAGTCCCCGACACAGTCGTGATCGGACCGTCGCTGGCGGGCATCGCCACCCGAGCCGGATCACGCGTCCCGGGGTATGACGCGCAGGCGTACATCGAAGAATCCATCCTCTCGCCGAAGTCCTATCTCGTGGAAGACTTCACCGACACCATGCCGACCAACTTCGGCAAAGAATTGACCAGCGAAGAATTTCAAGGCGTCGTCGCGTTTTTGATGACGTTGAAGTAA
- a CDS encoding parallel beta-helix domain-containing protein, with protein sequence MKIWMKRIFLTLGLLALIGIVYAAFAPLPFDDLPPQDKWGAGASSVLPAYSGLQREFPPLNGETSPEKTELGRMLFFDPILSKDQDMSCATCHNPSLGFSDGLQTAKGSDDLALPRNTPSLWNSGYETKLFWDGRANSLEEQMSVPLHAENEMAGNDAETVARLKAIPEYVKLFDAAFGKDSITVENAQAAIASFERTLISNNSSFDKYAAGQFEALTGQQRRGLNLFRSAATRCFECHAAPTFGSDDFFVTGVPDLEGFPHDLGRAAIASDGQDGAFKAPTLRNVALTGPYMHNGAFATLDDVLWFYEKGGGSQYGLEVDRHILPIELSSQEHDDLVAFLYALTDESALPTVPTSVPSGLPVVEQVPNLAREVAEGLNVEVTESGVPAHEPTTVRVGPNESIQEAVDRSGPGDTIEVPYGIYHESVVLDWSDVTLVGIPNEKGEWPVIDGEGTRSDGVIASGNNFEMYNFSVKNYTSNGVLVEGATKVYLHDMYIENTGVYGVYPVRCTDVLIERIEATLMNDAAIYAGKSQDVIIRDTLTYGNVIGIELENTVTGEVYNNVAHDNTVGIFIDLLPQLPSKVSLYTKVHDNVVENNNGKNFGKPGTAVALIPSGSGIVILAADEVEIYNNTIRGNKSGGLAVFNLTIGFDENEIDVGPNPEHVYAHDNIYENNGYDADPFVKNMLGRGFDIIWDSNGADNYFDEKVSSSFPPMLPKTSWPQPLYNLYWRLVNFVVGLVG encoded by the coding sequence ATGAAAATTTGGATGAAACGCATCTTTCTGACGTTGGGCTTGCTCGCCCTCATCGGCATCGTCTACGCCGCGTTCGCCCCCCTGCCCTTCGACGATCTACCGCCGCAGGATAAATGGGGCGCGGGCGCGAGCAGTGTGCTTCCCGCGTACAGCGGATTGCAGCGGGAATTTCCTCCGCTCAACGGCGAGACCTCGCCAGAAAAAACCGAACTCGGTCGCATGTTGTTTTTTGATCCGATCCTTTCCAAGGATCAAGACATGTCGTGTGCGACCTGTCATAACCCGAGCCTCGGCTTCAGCGATGGTTTGCAAACCGCCAAAGGCTCGGATGACCTTGCTTTGCCGCGCAACACACCATCCTTGTGGAACTCTGGCTATGAGACAAAACTTTTCTGGGATGGACGCGCCAACTCGCTCGAAGAGCAAATGTCCGTGCCGCTACATGCCGAGAATGAGATGGCTGGCAACGACGCGGAAACCGTCGCGCGATTGAAAGCGATTCCCGAATATGTGAAACTCTTCGACGCCGCGTTCGGCAAGGATTCGATCACGGTCGAGAACGCGCAGGCGGCTATCGCTTCGTTCGAGCGGACTTTGATCTCCAACAACAGCTCATTCGATAAATACGCGGCAGGCCAATTCGAAGCGCTAACCGGGCAACAACGCCGCGGCTTGAACTTGTTCCGCTCAGCAGCGACACGTTGTTTTGAATGTCACGCCGCGCCAACCTTCGGCTCGGATGATTTCTTTGTCACGGGAGTTCCCGACCTCGAAGGATTTCCGCACGATTTGGGCCGCGCGGCAATTGCAAGCGATGGGCAAGACGGCGCGTTCAAAGCGCCCACGTTACGCAATGTCGCGTTGACGGGTCCGTACATGCACAACGGCGCGTTTGCAACGCTCGACGATGTGCTCTGGTTCTATGAAAAAGGCGGCGGAAGCCAATATGGCTTGGAAGTCGATCGGCACATCCTCCCCATCGAATTAAGTTCGCAGGAACATGATGACTTGGTCGCGTTCCTCTACGCGTTGACGGATGAAAGCGCTCTGCCGACGGTTCCGACCTCCGTGCCGTCTGGGTTGCCAGTGGTGGAACAAGTTCCCAACCTCGCGCGCGAAGTCGCGGAGGGGTTAAATGTCGAGGTGACTGAATCAGGCGTCCCTGCGCATGAACCGACGACCGTCCGCGTGGGACCGAATGAGTCAATCCAAGAAGCGGTGGATCGGTCGGGTCCCGGCGATACGATCGAAGTCCCGTATGGAATTTATCACGAGTCGGTCGTGTTGGATTGGAGCGATGTCACGCTGGTCGGCATCCCGAATGAAAAGGGCGAGTGGCCCGTCATTGACGGCGAAGGGACGCGCTCGGACGGTGTGATCGCATCGGGTAACAATTTTGAGATGTACAATTTTTCGGTGAAGAATTACACGTCGAACGGCGTGCTGGTGGAAGGCGCGACGAAAGTATATCTGCACGACATGTACATCGAAAACACGGGCGTGTATGGCGTGTATCCCGTGCGTTGCACCGATGTGCTGATCGAGCGCATCGAAGCGACGTTGATGAACGACGCGGCGATCTATGCGGGAAAGTCGCAAGATGTGATCATCCGCGATACGCTGACGTATGGCAACGTGATCGGCATCGAGTTGGAAAACACGGTGACTGGCGAAGTGTATAACAACGTGGCGCACGACAACACGGTCGGCATTTTTATTGACCTGTTGCCGCAACTGCCGTCGAAAGTTTCGTTATATACAAAAGTACACGATAACGTCGTCGAAAATAACAACGGCAAGAATTTCGGCAAGCCGGGGACGGCGGTCGCGCTCATCCCTTCGGGATCGGGCATCGTCATCCTTGCGGCGGACGAAGTGGAGATTTACAACAACACGATTCGCGGCAACAAGTCGGGCGGGCTCGCCGTGTTCAACTTGACTATCGGCTTCGATGAGAACGAGATTGACGTGGGTCCGAACCCTGAGCATGTGTACGCCCACGATAACATCTACGAGAACAACGGCTACGACGCCGACCCGTTCGTGAAGAATATGCTCGGAAGAGGCTTCGACATCATCTGGGACTCGAACGGCGCGGATAATTATTTCGACGAGAAAGTTTCATCGTCGTTCCCGCCGATGCTACCCAAAACTTCATGGCCCCAACCGTTGTATAACTTGTATTGGAGGCTGGTGAATTTTGTGGTTGGGCTTGTTGGGTAA